In a single window of the Trichoderma breve strain T069 chromosome 6, whole genome shotgun sequence genome:
- a CDS encoding ubiA prenyltransferase family domain-containing protein: MLGLLCNYIFDIANQTSSPDEDYINKPDRPIPAGLMTMEQAKTRWVLTWVLGPVTLYRLFGVWPTMHLLHWELLITACYVWPKWFGWFMRSYFGSFSYCILGRLLNSVLARDVEAWNISFTIDCIIFVWFMGTMHIQEFHDIEGDRKSERKTLPMMLSDRGIKVLRAGTSLFVLAFGTCLCSIGYVVMDKDIRILPLCILQQLLSSVLAYRIYASDGPAMDKKTYRVYYYGAVLAILLCLCLIEK, from the coding sequence ATGCTGGGGCTTCTTTGTAACTACATCTTTGACATTGCCAACCAAACGTCGTCTCCAGACGAAGACTACATAAACAAGCCAGATCGTCCTATTCCTGCTGGTTTAATGACCATGGAACAAGCCAAGACCCGCTGGGTGTTAACGTGGGTATTGGGGCCTGTCACTCTGTATCGTCTGTTTGGCGTCTGGCCAACGATGCATCTTTTGCATTGGGAACTCTTGATAACAGCATGCTATGTATGGCCCAAGTGGTTTGGCTGGTTCATGCGCAGCTACTTTGGTTCCTTCTCATACTGCATCCTGGGGCGGCTCTTGAACTCGGTTCTGGCGAGGGATGTGGAAGCTTGGAACATCAGCTTTACCATTGactgcatcatcttcgtctggTTCATGGGAACAATGCATATCCAAGAGTTTCACGACATCGAGGGCGACCGAaaaagtgaaagaaaaaCTCTTCCCATGATGCTTTCCGACCGAGGCATAAAAGTTCTTCGAGCAGGCACTTCCCTCTTTGTTCTCGCCTTTGGCACATGCCTTTGCTCTATTGGATATGTAGTAATGGACAAGGATATCAGGATTTTGCCACTGTGCATTCTGCAACAATTATTATCTAGTGTTCTCGCTTATAGGATCTACGCATCTGACGGGCCCGCAATGGATAAAAAGACTTATCGCGTTTATTATTACGGCGCGGTATTGGCGATTTTGTTATGTTTGTGTCTAATAGAGAAATAG
- a CDS encoding serine carboxypeptidase domain-containing protein produces MRLHWVLSLLPAVYSIFAGPPRPNTAKNLVETFDHYPVNSTKSKLLIGRNSTGDTCKPEPTSRYLNSVTEKFAVNGTGIPEVDFDVGESYAGLLPISNKTDEKDKMFFWFFPTVNEEHKDDKEIVIWLTGGPGCSSLIALLQENGPFSWQPGTLKPKRNPWSWHLLTNVVWIEQPIGTGFSEGEPSITNEDELAAQFMGFWRNFVDVFGLHGWRVYIAAESYGGFYGPYISSHFIDANDTDHYNLAGLIIYDGATTVETVQYYLPILPYISRHASEFALDDNTYLTFPPSGTQPIIDPVTGMLPNVTSITNTTCIETLTETVQNGILKTNPCFNIYNILDHCPMVYTPIDDPYSSSTDNPYFNRADVKTAIHAPASATWHSCVSPSQVFKPNDSSLPSGQKQLPRVIEATQNVIFAHGDADWVIPMDGVLLGIQNMTWGGKMGFQCKPKDPFYVPLYGFDPFGNQTVYYASDMLAGTGVMGTVHEERGFTFVVTKLAGHQGPGYAPAASIRHLEKLLGRVDSLSRTEPFTLPELRNITQLEEPLGMGTVHIPEGKGSTKPLEG; encoded by the exons ATGAGACTTCACTGGGTGCTATCCCTGTTGCCTGCTGTCTACAGCATCTTTGCTGGGCCACCCAGACCCAACACCGCTAAGAATCTCGTCGAAACCTTTGACCATTATCCTGTCAACTCCACGAAATCCAAACTGCTCATCGGCAGAAACTCCACTGGTGACACCTGCAAACCAGAGCCAACGTCGCGATACCTCAACTCTGTCACAGAAA AGTTTGCCGTCAATGGAACTGGAATCCCAGAAGTCGATTTCGACGTAGGCGAGTCGTACGCGGGCCTTTTGCCAATCAGCAACAAGACCgatgaaaaagacaagatGTTCTTCTGGTTCTTCCCAACCGTCAATGAAGAGCACAAGGATGATAAGGAAATCGTCATCTGGCTCACCGGCGGT CCCGGCTGCTCGTCTCTCATTGCCTTGCTCCAAGAAAACGGCCCCTTTTCCTGGCAACCTGGAACCTTGAAGCCGAAGCGCAACCCTTGGAGCTGGCACCTTCTCACCAACGTCGTCTGGATCGAGCAACCGATCGGCACGGGCTTTTCCGAGGGCGAAcccagcatcaccaatgAGGACGAGCTAGCGGCCCAGTTCATGGGTTTCTGGCGCAACTTTGTCGACGTTTTTGGCTTGCATGGCTGGCGTGTCTACATCGCCGCGGAGTCGTATGGCGGCTTCTACGGTCCATACATCTCGAGCCACTTCATTGATGCCAACGACACGGATCATTACAATCTGGCAGGCCTGATAATTTACGACGGAGCTACAACTGTCGAAACTGTCCAATACTACCTCCCGATTCTGCCCTACATCTCTCGCCACGCATCTGAGTTTGCTCTTGATGACAATAC GTATCTTACGTTTCCTCCATCAGGCACGCAGCCCATCATTGATCCTGTAACGGGCATGCTGCCCAACGTCACGTCCATTACAAACACGACTTGTATCGAAACGTTGACAGAGACCGTCCAGAACGGGATTCTCAAGACAAACCCCTGTTTcaatatttataatattcTCGACCATTGCCCTATGGTCTATACCCCTATCGACGATCCCTATTCCAGCAGTACAGACAATCCTTATTTCAACCGCGCTGACGTCAAAACGGCCATCCATGCTCCCGCTTCGGCTACTTGGCACTCGTGCGTTTCACCTAGTCAGGTCTTCAAACCTAACGATAGCTCTCTGCCATCAGGCCAGAAGCAACTCCCACGAGTCATTGAAGCAACCCAAAATGTCATCTTCGcccatggcgatgctgacTGGGTCATTCCCATGGATGGTGTCCTCTTGGGCATCCAAAACATGACATGGGGCGGGAAGATGGGCTTTCAGTGCAAGCCAAAAGATCCTTTTTATGTTCCCCTTTACGGCTTCGACCCCTTTGGCAATCAGACCGTGTATTACGCTAGTGACATGCTAGCCGGGACGGGTGTTATGGGGACAGTGCATGAGGAGCGAGGATTCACTTTTGTGGTGACCAAGTTGGCAGGACATCAAGGGCCGGGATATGCTCCGGCTGCCTCGATTCGACatttggagaagctgctgggGAGGGTCGACAGCCTGAGCCGAACGGAGCCGTTTACGTTGCCGGAGCTGAGGAACATTACGCAGCTTGAGGAGCCTCTCGGGATGGGAACTGTGCACATCCCGGAAGGTAAGGGGTCGACAAAGCCGTTGGAGGGTTAG